TGGTGGTCGGAAGCTACGTTCTCGGGCCGAAGAAAGTCACCCGGTTCAAGTCTTCGCCTTACGAGTGCGGCGTCGCTCCGAGGGGTGCGGCGAACGAACGGTTCCCGATCAAGTTCTATCTGGTCGCGATCCTCTTCGTCCTGTTCGACATCGAAGTCGTCTTCCTGTGGAGTTGGCTGACCGTTTTCAAGGACGCATCGACCGAGTTCCAGATTTTCAGCGCCATCGACGTCGCCGTGTACATGGCCTTCTGGATCGTGGGATACGTCTATATCCTCCGCATCGGCGCCCTGGAATGGGACGAGGCGACGAGCATCGCCCCTGAGAAGATCGGGCACGACGAACCGTCCGTGTCCGCACCGACCCAGTCCCAGGAGGCCGTAGCCTGATGGGCGCCCCGATGGTCGGTTCCGAGCGACTTGAAGCCGTCAAGCTCAGGGACGCCCTTGGCGCTTCCCTCCTGAAGGTCAAGGAATACCGAGGTGAGACGTACCTGTGCGTCGCGACCGACCGGATCGTCGACGCCGTCCGGACCTTGAAGGACGACCCGGACTTGGAGTACGCCTATTTCGCCGAGTGCGTGGGCGTCGATTACAGTACTTGGGGACACGAACGGGACATGGACGGCCGGTTCGAGGTCGTTTACAACCTGTACAGCCTGAAGCACTCGTCCCGTATCTTCGTTAAAGTTTCGGTCGACGACGGCGAGACCGTCCCGACTTTGAAAGACGTCTTCCTCGGTGCCGAATATCCCGAACGCGAAGTCCAGGACCTGTTCGGCGTCGTTTTCGAAGGGAACGGGCCCGAGCCCGGCCAGCGGTTCTTGTTGCCGGACGATTGGGCAGGGTTCCCCTTGCGGAAAGACGTCCCTCTTGGCGGTGAAGACGTCGTCTTCGCCCACGGAACGCGA
The DNA window shown above is from Armatimonadota bacterium and carries:
- a CDS encoding NADH-quinone oxidoreductase subunit C codes for the protein MGAPMVGSERLEAVKLRDALGASLLKVKEYRGETYLCVATDRIVDAVRTLKDDPDLEYAYFAECVGVDYSTWGHERDMDGRFEVVYNLYSLKHSSRIFVKVSVDDGETVPTLKDVFLGAEYPEREVQDLFGVVFEGNGPEPGQRFLLPDDWAGFPLRKDVPLGGEDVVFAHGTRGPAVEDLQAPHAGESFEGRTGTEDVSGR
- the ndhC gene encoding NADH-quinone oxidoreductase subunit A translates to MSGEFLPILILVCFASLICAVMVVGSYVLGPKKVTRFKSSPYECGVAPRGAANERFPIKFYLVAILFVLFDIEVVFLWSWLTVFKDASTEFQIFSAIDVAVYMAFWIVGYVYILRIGALEWDEATSIAPEKIGHDEPSVSAPTQSQEAVA